A section of the Ciceribacter thiooxidans genome encodes:
- the fdhD gene encoding formate dehydrogenase accessory sulfurtransferase FdhD, producing MTPERLAAVAVPELALRAGVVRRGERAVPEEIPIAFSYGGTTHAVMMATPADLEDFAVGFSLTEGVISDPAEIIGIEVVDEGRGIDVQVTLADPVADALRSRRRQMAGPVGCGLCGIESIEQALRPVRSVGDGNLRLRSEEIVDAVRTLGGAQHLNRRTHAVHGAGFYVPGKGLVAIREDVGRHNALDKLCGAVITAGLRGADGVVVVTSRLSVEMIQKTAILGSRFLLAVSAPTRLAIEAAEQAGMTLVAVVRGEDFEVFTYADRILFPGAVADVA from the coding sequence ATGACGCCAGAGCGCCTCGCCGCGGTCGCTGTTCCGGAGCTTGCGCTCCGGGCAGGTGTCGTGCGGCGTGGCGAGCGTGCCGTTCCCGAGGAGATCCCGATCGCCTTCAGCTACGGCGGCACCACCCACGCCGTCATGATGGCGACGCCGGCGGATCTCGAGGATTTTGCCGTTGGGTTCAGCCTCACCGAGGGCGTCATCTCCGATCCGGCGGAGATCATCGGTATAGAGGTCGTTGACGAGGGGCGTGGTATCGACGTGCAGGTGACGCTCGCCGATCCTGTCGCCGATGCGCTGCGCTCCCGTCGCCGTCAGATGGCGGGGCCTGTCGGCTGTGGCCTCTGCGGAATTGAATCAATCGAACAGGCGTTGAGGCCCGTCCGCTCCGTGGGCGATGGCAATCTGCGCTTGCGCTCGGAGGAAATCGTGGACGCGGTCCGGACGCTCGGCGGTGCGCAGCACCTCAACCGTCGGACGCACGCCGTCCATGGCGCCGGCTTCTACGTTCCGGGAAAGGGGTTGGTCGCAATCCGTGAGGACGTCGGACGTCACAACGCCCTCGACAAGCTCTGCGGAGCCGTCATCACGGCCGGTCTTCGCGGCGCAGACGGGGTGGTCGTCGTCACCAGCCGCCTCTCGGTCGAGATGATCCAGAAGACGGCGATCCTCGGAAGTCGGTTCCTGCTTGCCGTCTCGGCTCCGACACGTCTTGCGATCGAGGCGGCCGAACAGGCCGGCATGACGCTCGTCGCTGTCGTTCGCGGCGAGGATTTCGAAGTCTTCACCTACGCTGACCGTATATTGTTTCCAGGAGCCGTTGCCGATGTCGCGTGA
- a CDS encoding formate dehydrogenase subunit delta gives MSREHTAEKLVRMANQIASFFASQPEATRIDGVATHINKFWEPRMRRQLFEIIDAGGAGLDPLVLDAAKLVKRPQPA, from the coding sequence ATGTCGCGTGAGCATACCGCCGAAAAGCTGGTTCGGATGGCGAACCAGATCGCATCCTTCTTTGCGTCCCAACCGGAAGCGACGCGGATCGATGGGGTCGCCACGCATATCAACAAGTTCTGGGAGCCACGCATGCGTCGTCAGCTGTTCGAGATCATCGACGCCGGCGGAGCCGGACTCGACCCGCTGGTTCTCGATGCCGCGAAACTGGTCAAGCGGCCGCAGCCGGCATAG